The following are encoded in a window of Leptodactylus fuscus isolate aLepFus1 chromosome 9, aLepFus1.hap2, whole genome shotgun sequence genomic DNA:
- the ATG7 gene encoding ubiquitin-like modifier-activating enzyme ATG7 isoform X2, producing the protein MASESQDVGDKLASSNPKLQFVPFASALDAGFWHQLTQKKLNEYRLDESAKPIKGHYYNGDPTGLPTRLTLEFSAFDMNALTPARCCPALGCLYNTNTLDSFKKFDKKALLDEAANEIWEAIKSGAALENPVLLNKFLLLTFADLKKYNFYYWFCFPALCLFDGIELVKPPVSIGEKFSKTQGLAFQKAYDDFCQAEGGAPQPYFLIRHTGDSFSMAPLRKFQEFCTEGKVTLGVYDPCTLAQYPGWPLRNVLVLAALHWRSRVQSIEVICLRDRTLQGERDIKHSISFEIKLPQVAPSQACPKAVGWEKNQKGGMGPRMVNLSECMDPKRLAESSVDLNLKLMRWRLVPTLDLEKVISTKCLLLGAGTLGCNVARTLMGWGVRHITFVDNAKISYSNPVRQPLYEFEDCLGGGKSKALAAAEKLQRIFPGVITKGFNMSIPMPGHPVNFSEETMNQAAKDVQKLETLIAEHDVVFLLMDTRESRWLPTVIAASQKKLVINAALGFDTFVVMRHGLKKGKQEEANDSHSNIPGSSDLLGSSLFSNIPGYKLGCYFCNDVVAPGDSTRDRTLDQQCTVSRPGLSMIAGALAVELMVSVLQHPEGGYAVASSSDDRMNEPPTSLGLVPHQIRGFLSRFDNVLPVSLAFDKCTACSLKVIHQYEEDGFQFLAKVFNSSHSFLEDLTGLTLLHQETQAAEIWDMSDDEVI; encoded by the exons ATGGCATCTGAGAGTCAAGACGTGGGTGACAAGCTGGCTTCCAGCAACCCCAAACTGCAGTTTGTCCCTTTCGCCAGCGCACTAGATGCCGGTTTTTGGCATCAGCTCACACAAAAGAAACTGAATGAATATCGACTCGACGAATCGGCAAAACCCATCAAGGGTCATTATTATAATG GTGATCCTACTGGGCTTCCAACACGACTCACTCTGGAATTCAGTGCCTTTGACAT GAATGCTCTCACCCCGGCTCGCTGTTGTCCAGCTCTTGGCTGTTTATACAACACAAACACTTTAGATTCATTCAAGAAATTTGACAAGAAAGCTTTGCTGGATGAAGCAGCTAATGAG ATATGGGAAGCAATAAAAtcgggcgcagctctggagaaccCAGTCCTCTTGAATAAATTCCTGCTGCTGACATTTGCA GATTTAAAGAAGTATAATTTCTATTATTGGTTTTGTTTTCCTGCATTGTGCCTTTTCGATGGGATAGAACTGGTTAAGCCACCGGTGTccattggtgaaaagttctcaaAAACTCAG GGACTAGCATTTCAGAAAGCCTATGATGATTTCTGCCAAGCTGAAGGAGGCGCTCCACAACCTTACTTCTTAATCCGTCATACAGGGGATTCCTTCTCTATGGCTCCTTTGCGGAAATTCCAGGAATTCTGTACAGAGGGCAAG GTAACTCTTGGAGTATATGACCCATGCACTTTAGCTCAATACCCGGGATGGCCTCTGAGGAATGTGTTGGTGTTGGCAGCTTTACACTG GCGCAGCCGTGTACAGTCCATAGAAGTCATCTGCCTCAGAGACCGAACTCTACAGGGGGAAAGGGACATAAAACACAGCATCAGCTTTGAGATTAAGCTGCCCCAAGTGGCACCGAGCCAAG CTTGCCCAAAAGCTGTTGGatgggaaaaaaaccaaaaaggtGGAATGGGTCCCCGAATGGTGAATCTTAGTGAATGTATGGACCCCAAGAG GTTAGCAGAATCATCTGTGGACCTTAACCTAAAGTTGATGCGCTGGAGACTTGTGCCCACTCTGGATTTGGAGAAAGTGATCTCCACTAAGTGCTTGTTACTTGGAGCAGGTACCCTGGGGTGCAATGTGGCCAGGACGCTAATG GGATGGGGAGTAAGACATATAACGTTTGTGGACAATGCCAAAATCTCGTACTCTAATCCCGTCCGTCAGCCGCTCTATGAGTTTGAAGACTGCCTTGGAGGTGGAAAATCAAAGGCTTTAGCAGCGGCAGAGAAGCTTCAAAGGATATTCCCTGGCGTG ATCACCAAAGGATTTAACATGAGTATTCCTATGCCGGGTCATCCTGTGAATTTCTCTGAGGAGACAATGAATCAGGCAGCTAAAGATGTGCAGAAACTAGAGACTCTCATCGCTGAGCATGACGTTGTGTTTCTACTGATGGATACCCGGGAAAGTCGATGGCTGCCTACCGTCATTGCTGCAAGCCAGAAGAAG TTAGTCATCAACGCTGCTCTGGGTTTTGACACCTTTGTGGTGATGAGACATGGACTGAAGAAAGGGAAGCAGGAGGAAGCCAATGATTCACACTCCAATATTCCTGGCTCATCTGATCTCCTGGGCTCTTCTCTGTTCTCCAACATCCCCGGATACAAACTGGGCTGTTATTTCTGTAATGATGTGGTGGCGCCGGGGGAT TCCACTAGAGACCGCACTCTGGACCAGCAGTGTACTGTGAGCCGCCCAGGCCTATCCATGATAGCTGGTGCTTTGGCTGTAGAACTCATGGTATCCGTTTTACAGCATCCTGAAGG AGGTTATGCTGTGGCAAGTAGCAGTGATGATCGAATGAATGAGCCCCCAACTTCCTTGGGACTAGTACCACATCAG atccGTGGATTTTTATCAAGGTTTGATAATGTTTTGCCTGTCAGCCTTGCTTTTGACAAGTGTACAGCCTGTTCTCTAAAG
- the ATG7 gene encoding ubiquitin-like modifier-activating enzyme ATG7 isoform X1, with the protein MASESQDVGDKLASSNPKLQFVPFASALDAGFWHQLTQKKLNEYRLDESAKPIKGHYYNGDPTGLPTRLTLEFSAFDMNALTPARCCPALGCLYNTNTLDSFKKFDKKALLDEAANEIWEAIKSGAALENPVLLNKFLLLTFADLKKYNFYYWFCFPALCLFDGIELVKPPVSIGEKFSKTQGLAFQKAYDDFCQAEGGAPQPYFLIRHTGDSFSMAPLRKFQEFCTEGKVTLGVYDPCTLAQYPGWPLRNVLVLAALHWRSRVQSIEVICLRDRTLQGERDIKHSISFEIKLPQVAPSQACPKAVGWEKNQKGGMGPRMVNLSECMDPKRLAESSVDLNLKLMRWRLVPTLDLEKVISTKCLLLGAGTLGCNVARTLMGWGVRHITFVDNAKISYSNPVRQPLYEFEDCLGGGKSKALAAAEKLQRIFPGVITKGFNMSIPMPGHPVNFSEETMNQAAKDVQKLETLIAEHDVVFLLMDTRESRWLPTVIAASQKKLVINAALGFDTFVVMRHGLKKGKQEEANDSHSNIPGSSDLLGSSLFSNIPGYKLGCYFCNDVVAPGDSTRDRTLDQQCTVSRPGLSMIAGALAVELMVSVLQHPEGGYAVASSSDDRMNEPPTSLGLVPHQIRGFLSRFDNVLPVSLAFDKCTACSLKVIHQYEEDGFQFLAKVFNSSHSFLEDLTGLTLLHQETQAAEGFDDMWLPFFDRAPYEEP; encoded by the exons ATGGCATCTGAGAGTCAAGACGTGGGTGACAAGCTGGCTTCCAGCAACCCCAAACTGCAGTTTGTCCCTTTCGCCAGCGCACTAGATGCCGGTTTTTGGCATCAGCTCACACAAAAGAAACTGAATGAATATCGACTCGACGAATCGGCAAAACCCATCAAGGGTCATTATTATAATG GTGATCCTACTGGGCTTCCAACACGACTCACTCTGGAATTCAGTGCCTTTGACAT GAATGCTCTCACCCCGGCTCGCTGTTGTCCAGCTCTTGGCTGTTTATACAACACAAACACTTTAGATTCATTCAAGAAATTTGACAAGAAAGCTTTGCTGGATGAAGCAGCTAATGAG ATATGGGAAGCAATAAAAtcgggcgcagctctggagaaccCAGTCCTCTTGAATAAATTCCTGCTGCTGACATTTGCA GATTTAAAGAAGTATAATTTCTATTATTGGTTTTGTTTTCCTGCATTGTGCCTTTTCGATGGGATAGAACTGGTTAAGCCACCGGTGTccattggtgaaaagttctcaaAAACTCAG GGACTAGCATTTCAGAAAGCCTATGATGATTTCTGCCAAGCTGAAGGAGGCGCTCCACAACCTTACTTCTTAATCCGTCATACAGGGGATTCCTTCTCTATGGCTCCTTTGCGGAAATTCCAGGAATTCTGTACAGAGGGCAAG GTAACTCTTGGAGTATATGACCCATGCACTTTAGCTCAATACCCGGGATGGCCTCTGAGGAATGTGTTGGTGTTGGCAGCTTTACACTG GCGCAGCCGTGTACAGTCCATAGAAGTCATCTGCCTCAGAGACCGAACTCTACAGGGGGAAAGGGACATAAAACACAGCATCAGCTTTGAGATTAAGCTGCCCCAAGTGGCACCGAGCCAAG CTTGCCCAAAAGCTGTTGGatgggaaaaaaaccaaaaaggtGGAATGGGTCCCCGAATGGTGAATCTTAGTGAATGTATGGACCCCAAGAG GTTAGCAGAATCATCTGTGGACCTTAACCTAAAGTTGATGCGCTGGAGACTTGTGCCCACTCTGGATTTGGAGAAAGTGATCTCCACTAAGTGCTTGTTACTTGGAGCAGGTACCCTGGGGTGCAATGTGGCCAGGACGCTAATG GGATGGGGAGTAAGACATATAACGTTTGTGGACAATGCCAAAATCTCGTACTCTAATCCCGTCCGTCAGCCGCTCTATGAGTTTGAAGACTGCCTTGGAGGTGGAAAATCAAAGGCTTTAGCAGCGGCAGAGAAGCTTCAAAGGATATTCCCTGGCGTG ATCACCAAAGGATTTAACATGAGTATTCCTATGCCGGGTCATCCTGTGAATTTCTCTGAGGAGACAATGAATCAGGCAGCTAAAGATGTGCAGAAACTAGAGACTCTCATCGCTGAGCATGACGTTGTGTTTCTACTGATGGATACCCGGGAAAGTCGATGGCTGCCTACCGTCATTGCTGCAAGCCAGAAGAAG TTAGTCATCAACGCTGCTCTGGGTTTTGACACCTTTGTGGTGATGAGACATGGACTGAAGAAAGGGAAGCAGGAGGAAGCCAATGATTCACACTCCAATATTCCTGGCTCATCTGATCTCCTGGGCTCTTCTCTGTTCTCCAACATCCCCGGATACAAACTGGGCTGTTATTTCTGTAATGATGTGGTGGCGCCGGGGGAT TCCACTAGAGACCGCACTCTGGACCAGCAGTGTACTGTGAGCCGCCCAGGCCTATCCATGATAGCTGGTGCTTTGGCTGTAGAACTCATGGTATCCGTTTTACAGCATCCTGAAGG AGGTTATGCTGTGGCAAGTAGCAGTGATGATCGAATGAATGAGCCCCCAACTTCCTTGGGACTAGTACCACATCAG atccGTGGATTTTTATCAAGGTTTGATAATGTTTTGCCTGTCAGCCTTGCTTTTGACAAGTGTACAGCCTGTTCTCTAAAG